In Terriglobales bacterium, the following proteins share a genomic window:
- a CDS encoding DUF72 domain-containing protein, which produces MGEVLVGTAGWSYKDWEGVVYPPGLKREQHPVEYLAQFVDCIEINTSFYGHMRPEVVKLWCRKAASANRAFRFTAKLHKSFTHSPIAVVQPTSAETIRATEEDERLAKEGLDVLAGEGKLGALLAQFPVSFKNTNENRDWLETVIGKFHEYPLVIEVRHSSWNNEGILRYFAEKGVAFCNIDQPKLGLSLRPTEHVTAPVGYVRLHGRNYREWFESGNRDDRYNYLYTRDELEGWKERITRIAEKAEKTYAVTNNHFRGQAAVNAIQLKRMLGQPARAPETLVQEYPELRQYAEVLPS; this is translated from the coding sequence ATGGGCGAGGTTCTCGTCGGGACCGCCGGGTGGTCGTACAAGGACTGGGAAGGCGTCGTCTATCCGCCCGGCTTGAAGCGCGAGCAGCATCCGGTCGAGTATCTCGCGCAGTTCGTCGACTGCATCGAGATCAACACTTCGTTCTACGGGCACATGCGGCCGGAAGTCGTGAAACTGTGGTGCCGCAAGGCGGCGTCGGCGAACCGCGCCTTCCGCTTCACCGCAAAACTCCACAAGTCGTTCACACACTCGCCCATCGCGGTCGTGCAGCCGACCTCCGCCGAGACCATCCGCGCCACCGAAGAAGACGAGCGACTCGCCAAGGAAGGGCTCGACGTCCTGGCGGGGGAAGGGAAGCTCGGCGCGCTGCTGGCGCAGTTTCCCGTCTCCTTCAAGAACACCAACGAGAACCGCGACTGGCTGGAGACCGTGATCGGCAAGTTCCACGAGTACCCGCTGGTCATCGAGGTGCGGCACTCGAGCTGGAACAACGAAGGCATCCTGCGCTACTTCGCCGAGAAGGGCGTGGCCTTCTGCAACATCGACCAGCCCAAGCTCGGGCTCTCGCTGCGCCCGACCGAGCACGTCACCGCTCCGGTCGGCTACGTCCGGCTCCACGGCCGCAACTACCGCGAGTGGTTCGAGAGCGGCAACCGCGACGACCGCTACAACTACCTCTACACCAGGGACGAGCTGGAGGGCTGGAAGGAGCGCATCACGCGCATCGCCGAGAAGGCCGAGAAGACCTACGCCGTCACCAATAACCATTTCCGCGGACAGGCCGCGGTCAACGCCATCCAACTCAAGCGCATGCTCGGACAGCCGGCCCGCGCCCC
- a CDS encoding ABC transporter permease, with protein sequence MSAAGVALSAPPLQRRNPLAVAGFVMICVFTLLALFGPWLAPQDPAYIDLPSRLQPPSAAHWFGTDELGRDILSRVIFGARISMLVGASVVAFSLGLGLVIGSIAGYYGGKTDRFVNVIVMNAFLSFPGILLAIAFVAFLGPGIFKLILALSIGGWVGYARLVRAQVLAAREKEYVEAARALGAGDLRIVTRHIWPNIIQPVIVQAAIGMAGAVLAEATMSFLGLGVPPPTASWGSMLNDGRSHLFDAPHLVVFPALAVMLAVLSFNFIGDALRDYLDPRSRIEAGL encoded by the coding sequence ATGAGCGCCGCCGGCGTAGCGCTGAGCGCGCCGCCGCTGCAGCGGCGTAATCCCCTCGCCGTCGCCGGCTTCGTGATGATCTGTGTCTTCACGCTGCTGGCGCTGTTCGGCCCGTGGCTCGCGCCGCAGGACCCCGCGTACATCGACCTGCCGTCGCGCTTGCAGCCGCCCTCGGCCGCGCACTGGTTCGGCACCGACGAGCTCGGCCGCGACATCCTCTCGCGCGTCATCTTCGGCGCGCGCATCTCCATGCTGGTCGGCGCCAGCGTGGTCGCGTTCTCCCTCGGCCTCGGCCTCGTCATCGGCTCCATCGCCGGCTACTACGGCGGCAAGACCGACCGCTTCGTCAACGTCATCGTCATGAACGCCTTCCTCTCGTTCCCCGGCATCCTGCTCGCGATCGCCTTCGTCGCCTTTCTCGGACCCGGCATCTTCAAACTCATCCTGGCGCTCTCCATCGGCGGCTGGGTAGGCTACGCGCGCCTGGTGCGCGCCCAGGTGCTCGCCGCCCGCGAAAAGGAGTACGTGGAAGCGGCCCGCGCCCTCGGCGCCGGCGACCTCCGCATCGTGACGCGCCACATCTGGCCCAACATCATCCAGCCGGTCATCGTGCAGGCCGCCATCGGGATGGCGGGCGCCGTGCTGGCCGAGGCCACCATGAGCTTCCTCGGCCTTGGAGTCCCGCCGCCCACCGCGAGCTGGGGCTCCATGCTCAACGACGGCCGCTCGCACCTGTTCGACGCCCCGCACCTGGTCGTCTTTCCGGCGCTCGCCGTGATGCTGGCCGTGCTCAGCTTCAACTTCATCGGCGACGCCCTCCGCGACTACCTCGACCCGCGCAGCCGGATCGAAGCGGGGTTGTGA
- a CDS encoding hemolysin family protein, giving the protein MLTLALLKVFAVVLLVAVNAFFVAAEFALVSVRDTRIEQLIRQRRLGARTVKSLHERLDEVLNGVQFGITLASLALGWIGEPALAGLLMPLFERVPYPAAYAHGTAITIAFAVITYLHVILGEVVPKSVALQRAERVALAVAGPMDVFMKLAKPFLWVMSRSARVVLRVFGSRELREGGVHSPDELKLIVTASRRVGMLPELQEDMIHRALDLENITVRQIMVPRPDIFSLPADMPLEEAMARVVEEQHSRVPVYDPQRGPEHIVGVLYSKDVSRLMHIKLTKGQLQAAVASSLRVRHIMRDVLFVPETKPVSDLLLEFKQKRRHLAVVVDEFGSTAGVVTVEDALEQIVGEIEDEFDVAEQPVLPVGASAVVLDGAENVRDLETQHHLRLPRDEGFETLAGFVLAQLQRIPKIGDSFVFDGRRYTVLQMDDRRVSKVKVELEPQPLATAGDD; this is encoded by the coding sequence TGGTGGCGGTCAACGCCTTCTTCGTGGCGGCGGAGTTCGCCCTGGTGAGCGTGCGCGACACCCGGATCGAGCAGCTCATCCGCCAGCGGCGCCTGGGAGCGCGCACCGTCAAGAGCCTGCACGAGCGGCTCGACGAGGTGCTGAACGGGGTGCAGTTCGGCATCACGCTGGCCAGCTTGGCGCTCGGCTGGATCGGCGAGCCCGCGCTGGCCGGGCTCCTCATGCCCCTGTTCGAACGTGTCCCCTACCCCGCGGCATACGCGCACGGGACCGCCATCACCATCGCATTTGCGGTCATCACCTACCTCCACGTCATCCTCGGTGAAGTGGTCCCCAAGTCGGTGGCACTGCAGCGCGCCGAGCGCGTGGCGCTGGCCGTTGCCGGGCCCATGGATGTCTTCATGAAGCTGGCGAAGCCCTTCCTGTGGGTGATGAGCCGGTCGGCCCGGGTGGTGCTGCGCGTCTTCGGGTCCCGCGAGCTGCGCGAGGGCGGCGTGCACTCGCCCGACGAGCTGAAGCTCATCGTCACCGCCAGCCGGCGCGTCGGCATGCTCCCCGAGTTGCAGGAAGACATGATCCACCGCGCGCTCGACCTGGAGAACATCACCGTGCGGCAGATCATGGTGCCGCGGCCCGACATCTTCTCCCTGCCGGCGGACATGCCGCTCGAAGAAGCCATGGCGCGCGTCGTCGAAGAGCAGCACTCGCGCGTGCCGGTCTACGACCCCCAGCGCGGGCCCGAGCACATCGTCGGCGTCCTCTATTCCAAGGACGTCTCCCGGCTCATGCACATCAAGCTCACCAAGGGGCAGTTGCAGGCCGCCGTCGCTTCGAGCCTGCGCGTGCGCCACATCATGCGCGACGTCCTCTTCGTGCCCGAGACCAAGCCCGTGAGCGACCTCCTGCTCGAGTTCAAGCAGAAGCGCCGCCACCTCGCGGTCGTGGTCGACGAGTTCGGCTCGACCGCCGGCGTGGTGACGGTCGAAGACGCGCTCGAGCAGATCGTGGGCGAGATCGAGGACGAGTTCGACGTCGCGGAGCAGCCGGTGCTGCCGGTCGGCGCCTCCGCCGTGGTGCTCGACGGCGCGGAGAACGTGCGCGACCTCGAGACCCAGCACCACCTGCGCCTGCCGCGCGACGAAGGCTTCGAGACCCTCGCCGGCTTCGTCCTCGCGCAGCTCCAGCGCATCCCCAAGATCGGCGACAGCTTCGTCTTCGACGGCCGCCGCTACACCGTGCTCCAGATGGACGACCGCCGCGTCTCCAAGGTCAAGGTCGAGCTCGAGCCGCAGCCCCTGGCCACCGCGGGCGACGACTAG
- a CDS encoding CAP domain-containing protein codes for MLRKLIVLACLCAPAAWAQRPDPQAARQMLDLVNAERERRGAPALAWDDKAAEAAMRHAEQMVKHADLSHQFSGEPSLRDRLSATGLKFNDDGENIAYDSAIEDAHDRLMESPGHRANILNPRFDAAGVAVIWKGVRVYVVENFVRRIPDLPDSETASRIVDAYNRARKAAGMRPVASKHDLRDAACDMAKKDHVSARNIGDLKARSVVAFTTFQPEELPQSLQSRVAENYSRVSVGACFARTPSYPSGTNWVVMVFYP; via the coding sequence ATGCTCCGGAAACTTATCGTTCTCGCCTGCCTGTGCGCGCCCGCGGCGTGGGCGCAGCGCCCCGATCCCCAGGCCGCGCGCCAGATGCTGGACCTCGTCAACGCCGAGCGCGAGCGCCGCGGGGCCCCCGCGCTCGCTTGGGACGACAAGGCGGCCGAGGCCGCCATGCGCCACGCTGAGCAGATGGTGAAGCACGCCGACCTCTCGCACCAGTTCTCGGGCGAGCCCAGCCTGCGCGACCGCCTCTCGGCCACCGGCCTCAAGTTCAACGACGACGGCGAGAACATCGCCTACGACAGCGCCATCGAAGACGCGCACGACCGCCTGATGGAGTCCCCCGGCCACCGCGCCAACATCCTCAACCCGCGCTTCGACGCCGCCGGCGTCGCCGTCATCTGGAAGGGCGTGCGCGTCTACGTGGTGGAGAACTTCGTGCGCCGCATCCCCGACCTTCCCGATAGCGAGACCGCCAGCCGCATCGTCGACGCCTACAACCGCGCGCGCAAGGCCGCCGGGATGCGTCCGGTCGCGAGCAAGCACGACCTGCGCGACGCCGCCTGCGACATGGCGAAGAAAGACCATGTCTCGGCCCGCAACATCGGCGACCTCAAGGCCCGCAGCGTCGTGGCCTTCACCACCTTCCAGCCGGAAGAGCTCCCGCAGTCGCTCCAGAGCCGCGTCGCGGAGAACTACAGCCGCGTCTCGGTCGGCGCCTGCTTCGCGCGCACGCCCAGCTATCCCAGCGGCACCAACTGGGTGGTGATGGTCTTCTATCCGTAG
- the nikB gene encoding nickel ABC transporter permease, with the protein MLRYVAIRLAYMIPVVWLVVSVVFLLIHIVPGDPIQQMLGENAAAADIEATRHAYGLDQPLGRQYLHYWKGVLRGDLGQSIRYNKNVGELIRDRYPATLKLTLGALVVALLLAIPAGVRSARRRNRWDDRALSFVSLLGLSFPNFALGPILILFFAVYLGWLPVSGAGDWRHLVLPAVTMGGALAAILTRMVRTSMLEELGQDYIRTARAKGLPERTVVYKHALRNALIPVLTVVGLQFGALLAGAIVTETIFAWPGIGRLTISAISNRDYYLVQGCILAIGLTYVAVNFLTDLMYSAVNPRIRQ; encoded by the coding sequence ATGCTGCGCTACGTCGCCATCCGACTCGCCTACATGATCCCGGTCGTCTGGCTCGTCGTCTCGGTCGTCTTCCTGCTCATCCACATCGTGCCCGGCGACCCCATCCAGCAGATGCTGGGCGAGAACGCCGCCGCCGCCGACATCGAAGCCACGCGCCACGCCTACGGCCTCGACCAGCCCCTCGGCCGGCAGTACCTCCATTACTGGAAGGGCGTGCTGCGCGGCGACCTCGGCCAGTCCATCCGCTACAACAAGAACGTCGGCGAGCTCATCCGCGACCGCTATCCCGCCACGCTGAAGCTCACGCTCGGCGCGCTCGTCGTCGCGCTGCTGCTCGCCATCCCCGCGGGCGTGCGCTCGGCGCGCCGCCGGAACCGCTGGGACGACCGTGCGCTCAGCTTCGTCTCGCTTCTCGGGCTCTCCTTCCCGAACTTTGCCCTCGGCCCCATCCTCATCCTGTTCTTCGCCGTCTACCTGGGCTGGCTGCCGGTCTCGGGCGCGGGGGACTGGCGGCATCTCGTGCTGCCGGCCGTCACCATGGGCGGCGCGCTCGCCGCCATCCTCACCCGCATGGTGCGCACCTCGATGCTCGAAGAGCTGGGGCAGGACTACATCCGCACCGCCCGCGCCAAGGGGCTGCCCGAGCGCACGGTGGTGTACAAGCATGCGCTCCGTAACGCGCTCATCCCGGTGCTCACGGTCGTCGGATTGCAGTTCGGCGCGCTCCTCGCCGGCGCCATCGTCACCGAGACCATCTTTGCCTGGCCCGGCATCGGGCGCCTCACCATCTCCGCTATCTCGAACCGCGACTACTACCTGGTCCAGGGCTGCATCCTCGCCATCGGCCTCACTTACGTTGCCGTCAACTTCCTCACCGACCTCATGTACTCGGCGGTGAACCCCAGGATCCGCCAATGA